One window from the genome of Nisaea sediminum encodes:
- a CDS encoding diguanylate cyclase produces the protein MAISAQDISAEQDAPDSALSRRQLEEIVRELESAIEETRQWLALFHRALVCRLRPDPEVVTEDAHRMSRFGRWYSTNRDDDLFSQPAFATLVGMHQGIYAHAAILAVRGWKDDALPPAEYDALLHKIDSFNEQAGRMARAFRAALSNLDPLTGTNTRHTMEKELLREQQRIRRTGRPCSIAIADIDRFKSVNDTYGHHAGDRVLSRVTRLIEDSLRPYDTIYRFGGEEFLICLPDSDPEEARKVLDRVRRKIEETPVDIDGAEPLSVTVSFGVAQLVPRRRLKEITERADRALYEAKNSGRNQVVVWTAELH, from the coding sequence ATGGCGATTTCGGCCCAGGACATCAGCGCGGAACAGGACGCTCCGGATTCGGCGCTTTCCCGCCGTCAGCTCGAGGAAATCGTGCGCGAGCTCGAGTCCGCGATCGAGGAGACGCGGCAATGGCTGGCGCTGTTTCACCGCGCGCTTGTCTGCCGGCTCCGGCCCGATCCGGAGGTCGTCACCGAGGATGCCCACCGGATGAGCCGCTTCGGCCGCTGGTATTCGACCAACCGGGACGACGACCTCTTCTCGCAGCCGGCCTTCGCCACGCTTGTCGGGATGCACCAGGGGATCTACGCCCATGCGGCGATCCTCGCCGTCAGGGGCTGGAAGGACGATGCTCTTCCGCCTGCGGAATACGACGCGCTTCTGCACAAGATCGACAGTTTCAACGAGCAGGCGGGCCGAATGGCACGGGCTTTCCGGGCGGCGCTTTCGAACCTCGACCCTCTGACCGGAACCAACACCCGTCACACGATGGAAAAGGAGCTGTTGCGCGAGCAGCAGAGGATCCGCCGCACCGGCCGCCCGTGCTCTATTGCCATTGCCGATATCGACCGTTTCAAGTCGGTGAACGATACCTACGGGCATCACGCGGGCGACCGGGTGCTGTCCCGCGTGACCCGGCTCATCGAGGATTCGCTCCGCCCCTACGACACGATCTACCGCTTCGGTGGCGAGGAATTCCTCATCTGTCTGCCGGACTCGGATCCGGAAGAGGCGCGAAAGGTGCTCGACCGGGTGCGCAGGAAGATCGAGGAGACGCCGGTCGATATCGACGGCGCGGAACCGCTTTCCGTCACCGTCTCATTCGGCGTCGCGCAACTCGTGCCCCGCCGGCGATTGAAGGAAATCACCGAGCGCGCCGACCGGGCGCTTTACGAGGCGAAGAATTCCGGCAGGAATCAGGTGGTGGTCTGGACCGCGGAACTCCACTGA